The genome window ATAATCTTGGTGGAAATGTGAATCAGGAAATGAACTATATCCAACAGAATCAAAAGGAAATAAAGGGTGCGCTAACGAATAAAGTTGCTAATCCAGAGGAAGTAAAAAAAATGATGCTCTTAAAATCAGCAGAAAAGACAAAACTGCCTCTTGCATATGCTAGTACGATTGGCGGCAATACAAAAAAGAATAATAAATACGTTGTCCCAGTGAATAAATATGGTTATCTACATGCATTTGCACCAGCGGTAAATGAAAAAGGACAGGTTACCTTTGGAGAAGTTTACATTGAATTAAAAGGTACAAAAAAACATCTTGTCATCAAGAATGTAACAAAGCAGGGAATTGGTGCATGGATCCCAATTCAAGATCATGTTTCATTTTCATACCAACTGAAGTAATAGACAAAACTCTGTAATTATATTACAGAGTTTGTTGTGTTTAGATGGATATGACGTTATATCAATCCCTATCCTGTAGCTGAACCCGGAAATGATAAAAGGTCTTGAAAAAAATCCTTTAATGCTTTATTATAGTAAAGTATTAAAGTTATCGACAGCATGAAAGGGGAAGCATGAAATGGAATGGGTTGTTTTAGTTTCCGTTTTAGTAATGATTATACTTAGTTTACTTCGAGTAAACGTTATAATAGCGATTATTGCTGCAGCAATAATTGCAGGTCTAATGTCTGGTTTATCAATCACAGAATCAATTGAAATGCTCGTTAGTGGAATGGGAGGGTCAGCTAATACAGCGCTGAGCTACATTTTATTAGGTGCATTCGCAGTTGCAATTAGTTATACAGGTATCATGACGATGTTAGTTAAATATTTGATTCGCGTCTTAACAGGGAAGAAAACGATGCTACTACTCGTTATAGCAGGTGTTGCCTGCCTATCGCAAAACCTTGTGCCAATCCACATTGCATTTATTCCAATTTTAATTCCGCCATTATTAAAATTATTTGATAAAATGCGTATCGATCGCCGTGCAGTTGCAGTTGCGCTAACATTTGGCTTAAAGACACCATACATTATGATTCCAGCAGGTTTCGGACTTATATTCTATGGAATTATTAAAGAAGGTATGGAAAGTAGTGGGGTAGCAATAACGATAGGAGAGATCACGAAGGCAATGTTTATTCCTGGACTTGGGATGATCTTCGGTCTATTAGTTGCTATTTTTATCACCTATCGTAAGGAACGAGATGCAATTCCAGGCGCTGGCGGAATAGTTCCGACCAATATTAAAGAGGAAGATACGGTTGTTACATTTAATAAGAAGCATTTATTCACGCTCGTCGCCATTCTTGGTTCCTTTATTGTTCAAATCATCACCGATAATCTAATTGTTGGTGCATTAACTGGTTTACTATTACTATTCTTATTTCTCGTCATTCCATTCCGTAAAGGGGATCAAGTAATGACAGAGGGAATCGGAATGATGGGGACCATCGCATTTGTAATGTTAGTCGCATCAGGTTACGGTATGATTTTGCAAGAAACTGGCGCTGTAACAGCACTTGTCGACGTATCGTCCGGCTTGCTAGGTGACAATCAAGCCCTAATTGCTTTTATTCTTTTATTAGTTGGGTTGCTTGTAACGCTTGGAATTGGCTCATCATTTGGAACGGTTCCGATTATTGCAGCGCTTTATGTGCCTATCTGTGCTGCGGCAGGTTTTTCACCATTAGCAATTGCTGCCCTTATCGGTACTGCCGGAGCACTTGGGGATGCAGGTTCACCTGCGTCAGATAGTACGCTTGGACCGACAGCAGGATTAAACGCAGACGGAAAGCATAACCATATATGGGATACTTGTGTTCCAACCTTTATTCATTTTAATATTCCATTGTTTATCTTTGGCTGGGTTGCAGCATTAATTTTATAGCATAATTTCCATTAAGATAGGACAAGGTAAGAAGAAAATAGGTGGGTTGTTATGGATAAAAAAAATAGTGCATCGATCATTTATCTTCTTATCTTCAGTCTTATTTTCCTTAGCCCTGTTCAAGTAGCGGCAGGTGGATTTGGCTGGGGTTATATGAAAAATAACGAACATAAAACTCCGGAAATCGGTAAGTATCAAGAAATGCTCGCAAAATATGGAGCATACTATGTCGATCATTCCGGAGATAAGGTCGTTTATCTAACATTTGATAATGGGTATGAGAATGGATTTACTTCAGACATATTAGATGTATTGAAGAAGGAATCAGTGCCTGCAACGTTTTTTGTTACAGGGCATTATGTAAAGACTGAGCCTGATTTAATAAAGCGAATGGTTAATGAAGGACATATAATAGGAAATCATTCGTATCACCATCCAGATCTCACGATATTAACAAAAGAAGCAATGAAAAAGGAACTAGAAACATTAGAAGAAGCTGTTTCCAACGTTTCCAAGCAAAAAGAAATAAAATTTCTCAGGCCGCCAAGAGGGACCTTTAATGAACAGACGTTGCAATGGTCAAATGAGCTAGGGTTAACGCATATTTTTTGGTCATTAGCATTTAATGACTGGAATGTAAACGGGCAAAAGGGCGCCAAATATGCATATGATCAAATTATGGCGCAGATCCATCCAGGGGCGATCATCCTTTTACACGCCATTTCTTCTGATAATGCCGCAGCGCTTGAGCAAATTATTCAAGAACTTAAGAAGCAAGGATACAGCTTTAAAAGCTTAGATGATCTATTACTTAAGGATCTTCTACCTAAAGAGATTTATGGATATTAAAAAAAATATAGAGAGGGAGGCTCGTTTATTACCGAGCCCCCTCTCTATATTTAAATTTAATGGATAGTTATTAGAAGTTGATATAAACTCCGAATAAGTGACAATTATGTCTTCGAAACCTAGAAAGTCGTTGCAAT of Oceanobacillus zhaokaii contains these proteins:
- a CDS encoding YfkD famly protein — translated: MKNMKHVLALLITILIILTLPLTIFAEEKAKTKVDAFEIPSHVLNISKENTFPNSSEDQEIMEPSELTQELIDGVKVAIENPDLIKMLNETSIKPSPVGIGYRGMIYLGRWPLNYDSKETTINWEYQPINTNELNNLGGNVNQEMNYIQQNQKEIKGALTNKVANPEEVKKMMLLKSAEKTKLPLAYASTIGGNTKKNNKYVVPVNKYGYLHAFAPAVNEKGQVTFGEVYIELKGTKKHLVIKNVTKQGIGAWIPIQDHVSFSYQLK
- a CDS encoding Na+/H+ antiporter family protein — its product is MEWVVLVSVLVMIILSLLRVNVIIAIIAAAIIAGLMSGLSITESIEMLVSGMGGSANTALSYILLGAFAVAISYTGIMTMLVKYLIRVLTGKKTMLLLVIAGVACLSQNLVPIHIAFIPILIPPLLKLFDKMRIDRRAVAVALTFGLKTPYIMIPAGFGLIFYGIIKEGMESSGVAITIGEITKAMFIPGLGMIFGLLVAIFITYRKERDAIPGAGGIVPTNIKEEDTVVTFNKKHLFTLVAILGSFIVQIITDNLIVGALTGLLLLFLFLVIPFRKGDQVMTEGIGMMGTIAFVMLVASGYGMILQETGAVTALVDVSSGLLGDNQALIAFILLLVGLLVTLGIGSSFGTVPIIAALYVPICAAAGFSPLAIAALIGTAGALGDAGSPASDSTLGPTAGLNADGKHNHIWDTCVPTFIHFNIPLFIFGWVAALIL
- the pdaA gene encoding delta-lactam-biosynthetic de-N-acetylase, producing the protein MDKKNSASIIYLLIFSLIFLSPVQVAAGGFGWGYMKNNEHKTPEIGKYQEMLAKYGAYYVDHSGDKVVYLTFDNGYENGFTSDILDVLKKESVPATFFVTGHYVKTEPDLIKRMVNEGHIIGNHSYHHPDLTILTKEAMKKELETLEEAVSNVSKQKEIKFLRPPRGTFNEQTLQWSNELGLTHIFWSLAFNDWNVNGQKGAKYAYDQIMAQIHPGAIILLHAISSDNAAALEQIIQELKKQGYSFKSLDDLLLKDLLPKEIYGY